From the genome of Pan troglodytes isolate AG18354 chromosome 16, NHGRI_mPanTro3-v2.0_pri, whole genome shotgun sequence:
GGACATGTGTGCTCCTGGTGAGGTGGCAGAGGGAATGAGTAAGAAAAATGAAGTATTTATGGTGCAAACACAAAGAACCAGAGAGGATTTAACAGTTGACATTTTCAAGAGTGGCACACTCAGTTTTAAGGAAGGGCTCTTACATTCTTTGCAAAATTTTCAAGAGTAAATTCATTGGGTTTGGGGAAAAACTCGAGTCTGTGCATCCTTCCAATATTCAGGATAATGTTTGTCCCCTTTTTCACTGGGTAGCCATCGATTACATCATCTTCTAAGGCTTTGCGCATGACCAAGTCCACGACAGGCTGGTACCGCATGCTCTCATAAATGAAGTTTTCcatcacttttaatttttgtatatcatCAATCTTTATGTCTCTCTCACCTGTGGAAACAGATAAAAGGGACAAAGAAGGTAATGTTAGTTTCCATCTGTGATTGGTATTaaagcttctatttttttccacagaACCGTTTGCTCTTGGTTGAAAAAAATTGTGGCTCTAATTCTAACGCACACCAGCAACCAGGGCCAAATATGTTATGCTTGGGCCACAGAgtgttttataaaaattcagaTATGAAGCCAATTACCTTAAAAACTGGTGGAGTTTATAGAAAAGTCTGAATGTCCAGAAAATTTGGTGATGCTGaacttacattcccacaaagCAATAATGGGCTGATGCTGAGTGGCCAATTACCTGTTTAGAGGGGGCATACATCATACAGTTCCATCTAGACCACACCCAATCTGCTTCAAACATTCATCTCATGTGCCTGCTTTCTGAAATCTTTGAGTTTTTGTTCCTTACTCTAAATTGTAGGGGACATTCATTTCCTCTCTTCACTTACGAGCAAACTGGCACCACAACCATCCCAGAGATGATGCACAGGCTGCTGCAGAGTCAAAGTGAGATGGCAGATTTGATCTATTTCAATGAAATTTTCTCTTCTGGCTACCTGTGCAGTCATCTGCCCATACATGTCACTGATAGTCCCTCTGCATCTCATCAAGAAAGACCTGCAGTAGAGTGACAAGGATGTTCTCCCCACCACGACAAAATAGGTGCCTCAGATCAGCCCTGGGTGAGCTGGGGATAGATGGACACCCTCACTGTCTCAGATTAGCCTGACACTGGTCAAAGAGGCTTAGATTATTCCCAGACATGGTAAAGCTTCAGAGATGCCACTTTTGCAGGATGAAAAATAGCCCAGGGTCCTGAGGCAGCCCTGTCTCATATACAACGAAGCCACTGAGGAAAGGTCTAGTTTGGTCAGAGTCTTCTCATGGCCCTTCCTCTTACATACTGCCCTTGGCACACTCAAGGGTCTAATGGGGCCTGTATAGCTGGGGTTGGGAGGTAGAAAAGAAGATGATGGAGAAGGTGACCAAAGGTGCTCACTAGGAAGTAGTTAGCGAGTCTGTGTGTGGCACACAGGAGGGAGCATGGACGCTTGCAAATGGCTCTGCTgcttttccatctttgcagaggcCTTTTGAAGTGTCAGGGGAACATTAACATGTACACGTACATTTCACCTCtcaaataaatggtattcaatatGTATTAAAGGCTTATGGTTTCCCTGAATGCCCTCCTTCGGTCTCTCTTTACTGTATtgagcttgctttctttttcccaCCAGACCATGAGCCCCGTGAGTGCAGGGGTGGTGTTGGCTTGTTCAAGGCTGTAGCCCTGCACCTGGCACAGAACCTGAGAACCTGCTAGGAGGCACTCAAGAAAACATGCTGGAATTTGGATTCCAGATGTTATTCTGTATCCTTGCTATCTACCTTGCCTGGAAACTTCCCACCTGTGTGAGGCATCTGCAGATCCTTTCTCTCCCATATTTAACCCTTCGATGAAATTTTCCCTTACGTTTAACTATTTCAAGGAGCACTCCAATGGTTTGAAAAAGATGGTGCCCTTCTACCACGAAATAACTTGTTTTGCAGGGTCTGTGTAAAGTCAAGAGAGGGAAGTCCACATTCTGTGATATCTCTTCACATCTGTAAGAAATGTGTTCCTAAAAGATTACTTATGTGAAGGAAGTGTCAAATGAGGAATTCTGCTTTCTCCCAGAAAGCAAGTTTGATTTCTTTCAAAGATGGCCTTGTTTCTGTAGAAGAGTGGAGCAGGATGAAATTGAAGCGGAGACAGAGTAGTGAGGCGGTAGAGTTGGAGAAGACCTGAGTGTGGACCTGGAAGCTCCCCTGCAGAGGGCAGGGGAGAGGAAGGGGCTAGCATCactggattggagtggagaggGAAATGTATCACCCCCCTGTCTTTGCTGtcatcctctcctcttccttctgccACAAACTGGAAGTTCATTTGTGAAGGGGCTGCTTGAAGCCCAGAAACAGTGCTATAAATAATAGACGATCACTTCCCTGGGACGATAATTTCCCTGGGAGAGTCCACAAAAGTCTTTTGTAACTGACAAGGTAGGCAGAACATTGTATATGATCCCATGTTTTTGTAAAATGGACAAATCCAACCATAAATATGTGTTTGTGGGCAAATAGAAAAAGATTTTAGCAAATACACAGCAAACTATTAACAATGGTTGCCACTGGAGaggggagatgaggctggagaggagagCGGAAAGGATTGGGGGATGTCACTTACTGCTTTacacatcattctgtgatttaaaTTCCTCCCAATGAGCATGCATCATTTTTATGATTAAGAACACAGAAAGAGCTATCTTTTCAGTCTATCTGGTGTAATCAAATGTGACAGAATGTCTTGCTTTATTGTTTGGagcaaattattaaaaaatttcatGTTTGATATCAGATTCTTAGGACATAAGAAATGGACATTCAGAAGAAATTGTTTTTaagatgtattatttatttgataaattcTTACCAATAACAGTCTGGATTTCCTTTATTATTGCCTCTTCAACATTAGGGTGCTTTGCAATGAGAAATAGCATGAAGAACAAAGAGACAGACATGGTGTCAGGAGCTGCGATCAGCATTTCCAATATGCACTGGTTCACATTCTCTCTTGTCAGGTCACCACGTTTCTGAACAATTGGAAGATGGGAAACATTTGGAAAAGTGAATCAAAGTTTCAAAAAATGAGGGGAGGTGACACTCAAGGATCAACAACCTCAACAAAATGAAATCATAGAAACCACATGTCTCTGTGATTGACTGTGGACATTTTACATGACAATCTTTAGCTGAAAGATGAACAATTAGGCCGACTGTCTATGTATATGTAGTGTCTTTGGCCTCCTCCaacttgttttcatattttatactgTTACACAGAAGAGTCACAATCTTAGCAGTCAGTCTTACTAGAATGTTCCAATCTTAAAAGCCTTACTGAAATATCTAATGTGTGGGCTATTTGGATTGGGATTACAGAACTGCTAGAGAAAGTATTTAAAAGCAGAAATATGCAACAGTTACAAAAGGGGATCTTTACACACCTCTACACAATCATAACATATGTGGCATGGGAATTACAGTTAGTTCAGGTCAGTACCTCTGCTAAAATCAACTCAGTGGCAAAGTCCATACATTCTTCCAGTTTCTCTTCTGTGGAAATCCTGCGTCTTTTTTCTGCTATCAGAACTTCCATGGCATCTTTCAAATCCTTGctggaaaaaaagtcaaaatattgtCTATTTTTACTCAGTTTAGACATCTAGCGAAACAGATTTATTTGCCATGTATTTAGGTAAAATGATCTGCTTTAATTGAAACCATTGGTGCTTATGAGTAAGTgaattactattttatttcttcataaataCCCTTAAATTACATAGACCCTATACTTCATGTTAAGGTGCCAGAGTTAGCTAAGATTTCTGGATACTGGTAGCGAAATCAAGCCTGTGACTTCTAGTTAAGGGTTAAAAATTGATATCAAAAGGCAAAATCTAACAATGTTTTCCAATTTCTGATTTGGCAGGCAcaatgtttaaattaaaaaaacaaaaacaaaaaaacctgtgaGTGCTGTCAGGTGCTCTTCAGTTTGCCACAGAAACCTCCATTCCCTTGTCTTACATTCCCAtagcctgctttttctttttttcttttaattgagacaaagtctcaatctgtcacccaggctgtagtgcagtggcatgatctcagcccactgcagcctctgcctcctgggttcaagccattctcctgcctcagcctcccgagtagttgggattacaggcacctgccaccacgcccagctaattttttgtatttttagtaaagacagagtttcaccatgttggtcaggttggtctcaaactcctgacctcaggtgatccgcccgcctcggcctcccaaagtgctgggattgcaggcatgagccattgcacctggcccccaTAGTCTGCTTTTATTTGCCTAGTCCTGAAGACAGTTGAGTTTGAGATTCCTGTTCTAAACAGTAAACTCCAGTGACTAGGTATCAttcttgatatttattttcatgCCTTGTTAGTTTCTGCCACATTGTAAACActaatatgtgttgaatgaattacCAGCTGCATAAATATGTATAGGCATTTTGGCAGTGTGGTTGAAAGAACACTTGGACGGGGTGGGGTCAGGTCCTAGTTCAGGTTGTTCTCTTTCTATGTAAGATACTTTAAGTCTCTGGGCCCTACATCCTTTTAAAGTGAAGGGATCAGACTGGATGAAAAATAAAGTCACCTTAATCTAAATTCAATTTTTCTTATCTCTGTCCTTAAGTGTACGTGTTCTTTGTAAGTGTATTGTTCCCTTATCTCAGGGAACAATGTTCTGTATTAcgttaaatgtacaataaattcaTCTTCCAAATTCTAATTGACATGTTCACCTATATACTTAAATACCCTCCTGATCCACGCATTCATCAAATGTTTGCTGAGCATCTCTTATATACAAAGAACAGATATTCACTCAGCTGGGCTGTGGTGCCCTCTTCCTAGTAGGCTGAGAATGCTGATAGCATTCCCATCTGGGCACTAGCCCCAAATGGTCTGGGAGGTGTTGGAATGCCCCAGCCTCTAAATTCATAGAGAGCTCCTTGAGGGAACTGCAGAAACCTAAGAGAATCCATTATACAGACTCATACAATAAATTTCTATGGGTCCAATGGCCAAGACCAAGGCTAAACTAATGACTGAGAACTATGTAATGAACTCTTCAGACCACCACTACTGCCAACAACTCTGATCACAGGGAAGAGATGAATCTTTTATCTATTTGTTTTCAAGTCACAATAAGCTCTAGTGGAAATGAAATGTATAAAGAACCAAGAGTCTAAAACATTCACCTAGTACTTATCAACCATGagagaataaacaaaacaacatcAAGTCGGCTTCTCCTCTAGAAACTAATATTATCGAATTTCAAAATCCACAGGTAGAATAAAGTCAGGTCTTCAGACAAGCTTGGGGACATTTAGAGATGGAGAACTTGAGATGGTTAGGAACATCTGAGGAAGATATGAACACAGGAAAGGGAGAAACTAACATATTTAGTACCATCTATGTGCCATGCTCTATGCTAATTGCCTTACTTATATGATCTCATTAACCTATGCCCCTACTCTAGAAGATAGgttatatcttattttaaataacttcccAAGGCCATTAGAAACAGGACACAAAACAGGAGTTCCTGTTTCTAGATTCCACAGGCTTTCCACTGGTGGTTAGAGGTAGCAGTGTTTAGTGACTGGCTACCTGTACTCTACAAGCCCATTGATTAGCCTGTAGGCCACTGGGCATTTGTCCAGTTTTCTGCTGGACGATTCTAAGACCAAAACAAAGTCATTTAATGACAATTTCAGGACCCCCAAAACACAAGATACATAATTTCAAAAACCCACACACATTTTATTGAAGTTAATTGTACTCATTAAGAAAAAATTCTATTGAGACTATTGTCAGTTCTTACAAGTTGAATTATGTTAAATTCATTCAAAAACAACACAACTATAAATTGATTCTGTAGTTCCAGTTTTTTAGTTGTGCAAAGATAATTTTGACAGATATTAATGACAGGATCAGTCGACCCTTCTCTTCAACTCAAAATACACTAGTGTCCTAGTTCCCAAGCTGAAGCTCCCAGACCACACACTCAGCCCCCTTGCCGAGAAGCTGCCCAGCCAAAGGCTTCATTTACTCTCTGGTCTGGCCAAATGCAGCCAAATTGCTGTAAAAAGTGTTTCATCAGCAACTTAATCAACAGCTCCCTTGTGGGCTCTAGAGAGCAGAAAAGTTACCTGAGAGGCCAAGAAAAACAGCAAAGACACAAGGGAAAAAAACCAATCCAATTGTACTCATAAATCTTCCAAAGTTGTATTACTTACACAGACTTCTCATACTTTTTGTATAGCCAAGAAATCTTAAAGAAGATGTCTGGTTTGATGAGGAGAGCTTGCCATGCATCAAAATAACCTTGGATTTTAACCACGATAGCACtttctgtaggaaaaaaaaacacacatacacaagaaaGAGCAGTTGAGCAAAATGTGAGCCTAAGAAGGTTGCTCTGAGCAGAAAACATTCCCTGCAGATTCTCCTAACAGTCTGGGGGTTCTAAGCTCAGCAAGATTCCATCTTCAGTAGGAGTTTTAGCCACGTGAATACCACTAGACAAATCAAGCACTGACTTGTTCTCCTTGCCATCCAAATTGGCCTACTTAACCAGTGAGTTGCCAGTTTTCAAGTTTGTGTTTTCAAGTTTTCAGCCTAGAATTTCACATATTCTCCTTGGGCTGAGCTTTCAACTAGCTCCTGTTTCTCTGTACAAATGGAACTAGTAATTATGGCTGTTATGGCCTTCACTCTGGTACCCGGGAGTGTAAAAAGCAGAGCCTGTTAGGTGGCTAACAAccacattttaacttaatttggTGCTGGGTAAGCAGAGCCATGAAGTGGACAGTTTATCTGGATTATACACTTAATAGCTTCTAATCATGTTCTCATGgtgctttattcatttttccccCATAACACTCATCACATAGCTTTCATAGTTATTTATATTCAGTCCAGAGTGTAGAATTCATCTTGTGTTCTTTAATGCCTTGTCCTAAGCCTCACATACAATCAGCTCTTAATAAATGCTCTTTAATTAAATTGAATACTAGAGGAAATAAAcccttattttttcaaattataccAGATAATATACAAAAGGGAAGAGAACAGACATATATTTCCAACTGCTAAATACCAGTCACCATGCTAGGCGCTTTGTGAAAGAGATTTTTAATTTCATCTTCATATTCTTGCCATGGGCGTTGTGGTGTCATCCTTTTGCAGTTGAAGAAATTGCAATTCATAGAAATTCGGAAGCTTGCCCAAAACCATACAGCCAGTGTGGCTGACAGGCAGGCCCTGAGGCTGGAGCTGCTTCTGTCTGACCTCAGGACCatgtccttttctcttttcttgcacTGGGTCCCTTAGGCAAATTGAAAGTTTAACAAGGACCCCTGTGAAAAGGGATTATGTAACTCTGTGGGTTGCACAGGTTTGCCAGCATCATAGTCTGCATCCAAAAATGAATGGAGAGATTTACAATTCCTTTTATATGATCCTTCCTAATGAGGCAAGGCTACAGGGGGACCTGGAAGCCTAGACTTTTAAAATACCCGCCTGTTTCACTTTAGAAGTGATGTCTGTAGAACAGGCACCCTGGGAGTGGCATCCCTGCCTGAAAAGAGATCAGGTGAGAAAGTGTGACTAAAACTTCTTCAAGTGATTGTGGGCTCCCATCCAAATGGCCATCAGATGAAGTGTCTCCAGCTCTTGTATGGAGTAGCTGGAGTAGGGGAGATGCGGCAATAGGGAGGGCTTACAGCTTGTCTATGTGCCCAAGTGTGGTATACCAGGTAGCATGTGTTCCAGTTCAGCTGGTTGGGGCAAGTGTTAAAAGTACGCATTGTTCCTCCGCCTGGAGTGTTCTTCCCCCATATCTGCCTGTGGCTTGTGGCCTCACTAAATTCGAGCTATGGTCAAACGTCTTCTCTGCAGAGGCCTTTTCTAACCACCCTCTCCATGACATCTGTGCCCACACCCACTGTTGCCCTCCTTCACTTCCTGTCCTCTTGCCCTGCTTCATTTTGCCTTCAAGGCACTTATTATTGCctaatattttattagatatCTATTTCTTTTCCTGTCCACATCACTCACTGGAATGTAAGCCCCTTGAAGGCAAGAATTTTATCTGTCTTGCTCACTGTTATGTCCCCagaacctagaacagtgcctggcataaaataggcaatcaataaatgtttgatgaatgaatgtatgaatcaATGAACACTGGTGTAAGTTAATTCAGGAAAAGTCACATTGAGTTGTACATACTTAATGCCAACAGTAGAATGGAATTAATCCAAATGATTAATTTTCTATTGATACATAATGGATATACATATTTAGGGGTACCTGTAATATTTTGATAGAtttgtataatgtgtaataaCCAAATCAGGGTAATGaggatattcatcaccttaaacatttatcttttctttatgctgaGAACATTCAAATTTTCTCTACTAGCTACTTGGTTGTACatagattattatttattttcttcactacACTGATTTTTTGAACACTAGGTCTTGTTTCTTCTATCTgcctgtatttttgtacccattaatcaacttctcttcatctcttctctccccactacccttcccatcctctggtaaccaccaaacTACTCAAATgattaatgtttgttttttggtggtggtAGAGTTGCATgcacgtgttttttttttcatcagtagAGTGATTTGGGGGGATTTATAGGTTTTTAGGGTATATTCACTACTAGGGTTACAAAATGTATGAAGTCACAATATGAGTTATGGATTTAAGAAtcctatttaataataaattctgTTCCTCTTGAGGCAATATAAGGCCAATGCTTATGGataagaagtaaaaacaaaacaaattctattATTCAAGGGCATAATAAGCATTAtgtcaactgtataaatatttagtgGTAAATAATGTTCTAAAAGACACCTGAATGGGCTTGTGAATTTTTCTTTGTGTACATGTATTACTACCTTATGCACAGACTACTAAAATGGAGACTAAAACATTCTTTAAGagtaatacataatataaatgactgtaagaagaaaacaaaaagggtgTGTCAGAAAGAATGCCAATTCTTTAATTCCTATACTTTCCAGGTTAGTGTGTGGATAAAGGTCACAATGGCAATAAAAAATGTAACCCATAGAAAACAGTGTAAAACAATTAGATACAAGTCCAGTGAATTCCATTCCTGTCAGGTGTTTGATCATTAGGTTAAAAAGTTATCAAATAATTCAAGGACTTTTGCACAATGGCACAACTTTTCAAGAACTAGCTGAAATATTGGCAGTTGTACTCAAGTTGCAAATTGGTTTAATCCTGCCAAAATAAAATCAAGTTCTATGAGTTTGACATGAGCATGCACATGTTTTAATATTCATTTCTGTATCATAGTGCGGAAAGTAGCCTTATGAGTGAGACATCTTGTTAaggttataaataataaatggcaAACATGTATATACAGcaatttttaatattgtttggCACACATTAGATACTACGTTAATGGCAGCTAATATCGTCATTTCCATCAGCATCAGTATCACCAGCAATATTGACATTTTTATCATATAGGCacaatgttttcatgtttagtaGCTTTGAGGGaggagtgtgtgtatatatgtgtgggtatgtatgtatatatgtatgtatatatcatgcCCAAAAGAACAATTGGAAATGGTTAAATATATAAAGTTGATTGGTGGTAGGATATGTTAATAACCAAACGAACTAATCACATTTGTTAAGTTTCAACTGTGGGTAGAATTCTATTTCCTAGAGTAATGAGGAAAGATACAAAAGGCTAGTAGATGCTGGCCCCTACTTTatggaaatttatattttataagtgaACAAAGCAGAAACACTAGGGAAAAAAACGAGGAGTACTTAGAAATGTTTAAACAAGAGCAATGTAGAAAATGGCATGTGATTCCTTTGGTCTGTTATCCCTCCTAGCTCCTTGTTCAATAAAGGACAGATGGTCAAGATGTGAGAGTGAAAATTTCAGTACCGTCCAAAGGGATCCTCAAGAAGAGCGTGTTAGAGGTGTCCAGCATGACACGACGCAGAAGGGTCAACACGTCCACATAGCCCGATTCATTGGTCACCTCCTCCAACCTGTCCAGATGTGTTTTGAGGGATTCAGCACAGACTGTGACCATACGAACAAGGCCGGGGCCTGACAGAGCTGCAGAGTACACATCAGAGAATCAGCCATCACGAACTCCAGGGCACACACACAATCATGTCATTTTGGCTTTTTATGTTGGAGCTTAATTGTccacaatttttaatttaataattggGTGGaagttttcataatattttcctATGCTCTTCTGTGGTCTCCTAATTTTACATAAGCATGTACTATCCTATGGTTAAGAATGAATGAACGGAAGGAGATAgggacaaatattattttaaacaaactattaaaaattaaactttttttcatgCTCTAGCCAGCCATTTATGAGATTGCAAATGAAACATTTAGTACTTGTGGTCATAAATCACAAATCAgtgattttttcatatttattgcaTACATTTCCCTCCAAAGATGATTTGGATTTGCCTAGGGTCATATTTATTTTGCGTTTCAACAGGTGGCAGGATATTATTGGAAAACTGGTCAAATTGGATCCTATTTGATCTAAGGTGCTTCCTGTTTAAGTGTAAAAGGCTAATTGTAAAAATCCCCCAAAGTGCCCTTCTCTTAATTTTGATTTCTCTTCAAACTACTTCCAGGTTTATTTTACTCAGCCAATGGCATGACAGCTAAGCAATTCCTTGCTTGCTTACCAGTCTTCCCTCACTGAACTGAGAGCTCTTTAAGGACAGTGACAGCCGCTCATTAGCATTGCACTTCAAGCTGATGGTCCATGGGGGCCttcatacatattttttcaatagaggaatgaatgaatgaatgaatgaaaatagagTAAACTGGCTTTGATCTTACTCTTGCCCTGTTCATATCTGAGCAGTGGCTGGTGGGTCCTGATGGTAGGTGGCCTACACAGGAGGGTTTAACCCTTAAAATGCCCCTTTCT
Proteins encoded in this window:
- the CYP19A1 gene encoding aromatase, producing the protein MVLEMLNPIHYNITSIVPEAMPAATMPVLLLTGLFLLVWNYEGTSSIPGPGYCMGIGPLISHGRFLWMGIGSACNYYNRVYGEFMRVWISGEETLIISKSSSMFHIMKHNHYSSRFGSKLGLQCIGMHEKGIIFNNNPELWKTTRPFFMKALSGPGLVRMVTVCAESLKTHLDRLEEVTNESGYVDVLTLLRRVMLDTSNTLFLRIPLDESAIVVKIQGYFDAWQALLIKPDIFFKISWLYKKYEKSVKDLKDAMEVLIAEKRRRISTEEKLEECMDFATELILAEKRGDLTRENVNQCILEMLIAAPDTMSVSLFFMLFLIAKHPNVEEAIIKEIQTVIGERDIKIDDIQKLKVMENFIYESMRYQPVVDLVMRKALEDDVIDGYPVKKGTNIILNIGRMHRLEFFPKPNEFTLENFAKNVPYRYFQPFGFGPRGCAGKYIAMVMMKAILVTLLRRFHVKTLQGQCVESIQKIHDLSLHPDETKNMLEMIFTPRNSDRCLEH